A genomic stretch from Croceibacterium aestuarii includes:
- a CDS encoding YebC/PmpR family DNA-binding transcriptional regulator: MAGHSKFKNIMHRKGAQDKKRSNLFSKLSREITVAAKMGMPDPDMNPRLRLAVNAAKAQSMPKDNIQRAIDKASGGDADNYEEVRYEGYGPGGSAIIVEALTDNRNRTATNVRNCFAKNGGNMGTEGSVAHGFERKGLIEYPPEAGDEDTVLMAAMEAGADDIESSDDGHTIWTEADALHEVAGAMEKALGEAETVKLAWKPNITVEMDAGNAGTLLKLIDALDDDDDVQTVWGNYEIPDEIMDKLG; encoded by the coding sequence ATGGCCGGCCATTCCAAATTCAAGAATATCATGCATCGCAAGGGGGCGCAGGACAAGAAGCGCTCCAACCTGTTCTCCAAGCTTTCCCGCGAGATAACCGTCGCGGCGAAAATGGGCATGCCCGATCCGGACATGAACCCGCGCCTGCGCCTCGCGGTCAACGCGGCCAAGGCGCAGTCGATGCCCAAGGACAATATCCAGCGCGCGATCGACAAGGCGAGCGGCGGGGATGCGGATAACTACGAGGAAGTGCGCTACGAAGGTTACGGCCCCGGGGGCAGCGCAATCATCGTCGAGGCGCTGACCGACAATCGCAACCGCACCGCGACCAACGTGCGCAACTGCTTTGCCAAGAACGGCGGAAACATGGGCACCGAAGGCTCGGTGGCGCACGGTTTCGAGCGCAAGGGGCTGATCGAGTACCCGCCCGAGGCCGGCGACGAGGACACCGTGCTGATGGCGGCGATGGAAGCCGGCGCCGACGACATCGAGAGCTCGGACGATGGCCACACGATCTGGACCGAAGCGGACGCGCTGCACGAGGTGGCCGGGGCGATGGAGAAGGCGCTGGGCGAGGCGGAAACCGTCAAGCTGGCGTGGAAACCCAACATCACCGTCGAGATGGACGCGGGCAACGCCGGCACGCTGCTCAAGCTGATCGACGCGCTCGACGACGACGACGACGTGCAGACCGTATGGGGCAACTACGAGATCCCCGACGAGATCATGGACAAGCTCGGCTGA
- a CDS encoding heavy metal-binding domain-containing protein: MIVTTTNAIESHPAKDYYGIVTGEVIVGANMFRDLFASITDLVGGRSGQYEEVLGRARTQAIEEMCDQCRALGGNAVIGCDIDYEVIGKTGSMLMVSVSGTAVRV; encoded by the coding sequence ATGATCGTCACCACCACGAATGCGATCGAGAGCCATCCGGCGAAGGATTACTACGGCATCGTCACCGGCGAGGTGATCGTCGGCGCAAACATGTTTCGCGACCTGTTTGCCTCGATCACCGACCTCGTCGGCGGGCGCTCGGGCCAATACGAGGAAGTGCTCGGCCGCGCCCGGACACAGGCGATCGAGGAAATGTGTGACCAGTGCCGCGCGCTCGGCGGCAACGCGGTGATCGGCTGCGACATCGATTACGAGGTGATCGGCAAGACCGGCTCGATGCTGATGGTTAGCGTCAGCGGCACAGCGGTGCGCGTCTGA
- a CDS encoding DUF3147 family protein, with amino-acid sequence MWTVVAKALLAGAMIAAISEIGRRLPATAAIVASLPLVSVLGMIFLWHAKPDAENMAVHAQATFWYVLPSLPMFLLIPALLRVGANFWIALAAGCALTVGLYLLMMHFGPRLGLRL; translated from the coding sequence ATGTGGACCGTTGTCGCCAAGGCGCTGCTCGCCGGGGCGATGATCGCGGCCATTTCCGAGATCGGCCGGCGCCTGCCCGCGACCGCGGCGATCGTCGCCTCGCTGCCGCTCGTATCGGTGCTGGGCATGATTTTCCTGTGGCACGCCAAGCCCGATGCCGAGAACATGGCGGTCCATGCCCAGGCGACGTTTTGGTACGTTTTGCCCAGCCTGCCGATGTTCCTGCTGATCCCCGCGCTCCTGCGCGTGGGAGCCAACTTCTGGATCGCGCTGGCCGCCGGCTGTGCGCTGACGGTAGGGCTCTACCTGCTGATGATGCACTTCGGGCCCCGGCTCGGCCTCCGGCTCTGA
- a CDS encoding histidine kinase dimerization/phosphoacceptor domain -containing protein, which translates to MATGISPDDLLITPELYRREARPADLRAELNAYRELSTLMDVGPAKAIDRFLELALELCPAAGSAGLSELVSGEGGEAFEWTAMNGAFAPHVGGTTPRDFSPCGLCLDRHHTILVERPARVFTYFDEAQPAICEGLIVPLYDTGKQPLGTLWIVSHVEDRCFDPTDARIMEQLAVQLVLAIKLRRKAQIRVALEEAVRDREVLVEEVRHRVKNTIQMTSSLLRMHERSASSSEARSALRDARNRLKVLSSVYEKMLRPDDEGLSVEVGKLIDSLVFALVRTAPAESRPQVQVDCANLSVDIKTATSLALVVNEAVTNSLKYAFASGPGGTLRVNLEAPADECSLVISDDGVGFDGSGRSGSLGMRLMNGLARQLDGRLSIDGSDGTTVALRCPLRRSSWTSPEAQAQVQRVAAG; encoded by the coding sequence ATGGCAACCGGGATCAGCCCTGACGATCTGTTGATCACACCGGAGCTTTATCGTCGCGAGGCACGCCCTGCCGATCTGCGGGCGGAGCTGAATGCTTATCGCGAGCTGTCCACACTGATGGACGTCGGCCCTGCCAAGGCTATCGATCGCTTTCTTGAGCTCGCCCTCGAGCTATGTCCGGCTGCCGGTTCCGCCGGTTTGAGCGAACTCGTCTCGGGCGAGGGTGGCGAGGCGTTCGAATGGACGGCGATGAACGGCGCGTTCGCGCCACACGTCGGCGGCACCACGCCGCGCGATTTCAGTCCTTGCGGGCTCTGCCTCGACCGCCATCATACGATCCTGGTGGAGCGCCCGGCGCGCGTGTTCACCTATTTCGACGAGGCCCAGCCGGCAATCTGCGAAGGCTTGATCGTCCCGCTTTACGACACCGGCAAGCAGCCGCTTGGCACCTTGTGGATCGTCAGCCACGTCGAGGACCGATGCTTCGATCCGACCGATGCGCGGATCATGGAACAGCTCGCCGTACAGCTCGTCCTGGCAATCAAGCTGCGCCGGAAAGCCCAGATCCGCGTCGCTCTGGAAGAGGCGGTTCGCGACCGCGAGGTTCTGGTGGAGGAAGTACGCCACCGCGTGAAGAACACGATCCAGATGACGTCCTCGCTGTTGAGAATGCATGAACGGTCGGCCTCGTCCTCTGAAGCGCGTTCGGCTTTGCGCGACGCGCGAAATCGCCTGAAAGTCCTGTCGAGCGTATACGAGAAAATGCTGCGGCCGGATGACGAGGGGCTTAGCGTCGAAGTGGGCAAGCTGATCGACAGTCTCGTGTTCGCCCTTGTCAGGACCGCTCCCGCCGAGAGCCGGCCCCAGGTGCAGGTCGATTGCGCAAATCTATCGGTAGATATCAAGACCGCGACCTCTCTGGCCCTGGTCGTCAACGAGGCCGTTACGAACTCGCTGAAGTATGCATTTGCGTCCGGCCCTGGAGGTACCCTGCGCGTCAACCTGGAGGCGCCGGCGGACGAATGCTCGTTGGTGATCAGCGACGATGGCGTCGGGTTCGACGGGTCCGGGCGGAGCGGCAGCTTGGGCATGCGTCTGATGAACGGCTTGGCGCGCCAGCTCGACGGGCGACTGAGCATCGACGGCTCGGATGGAACGACGGTCGCCTTGCGCTGTCCGCTCAGGCGCTCATCGTGGACGTCGCCAGAGGCGCAGGCTCAGGTCCAGCGCGTCGCCGCAGGGTGA
- the ruvC gene encoding crossover junction endodeoxyribonuclease RuvC encodes MLVLGLDPSLSCTGWGLVKVEGSRLTHVANGQVPTDARAPMAERLHHLYAAIAAVIELHAPDRAAVEEVFLNKNPQSTLKLAQARGTVLAACGRAGIPVSEHAARLVKKAVVGTGGAEKAQVQAMLKVLLPGAEVQGGDAADALAVAIADAHLGGR; translated from the coding sequence ATGCTGGTCCTCGGACTCGATCCCTCGCTGTCGTGCACCGGCTGGGGTCTGGTGAAGGTCGAAGGTTCGCGGTTGACCCACGTCGCCAACGGCCAGGTGCCGACCGATGCAAGGGCGCCGATGGCCGAGCGATTGCACCATTTGTATGCCGCCATCGCGGCGGTGATCGAACTGCATGCGCCGGACCGGGCGGCGGTGGAGGAAGTCTTCCTCAACAAGAACCCGCAATCGACGCTCAAGCTGGCACAAGCGCGCGGAACCGTGCTCGCGGCGTGCGGGCGCGCCGGGATCCCGGTCAGCGAACATGCCGCCCGGCTGGTCAAGAAAGCGGTCGTCGGTACGGGCGGGGCGGAAAAGGCTCAGGTTCAGGCGATGCTCAAGGTGCTGCTGCCGGGCGCGGAGGTCCAGGGGGGTGACGCGGCCGATGCGCTCGCCGTGGCCATTGCCGACGCGCATCTGGGAGGGCGGTGA
- a CDS encoding CPBP family glutamic-type intramembrane protease: MTGQATSLQHAETWRRFGAFVTHPDLPPRASGISATAIAVLGRLFVLDLVLMAALIGLAALAEALGYKLPDHLLGELQMTPLLIALIVVGAPIAEEIVFRGWLSGRPGHVFAVLLLLGGATLFMALSARGNGVAALAAFGAALLLAALAIWWKRRSDAMSWFQHHFRWFYWGSALAFGSVHLTNFTDGNALILLPLTLPQLLLGLILGYVRTRFGLWSSMLMHAAHNTLFISLVLLGSG, translated from the coding sequence ATGACCGGCCAAGCGACAAGCCTGCAGCATGCAGAGACGTGGCGACGCTTCGGCGCCTTCGTCACACATCCCGACCTGCCGCCGCGGGCCAGCGGGATTTCCGCCACCGCAATCGCCGTACTCGGCAGGCTGTTTGTGCTCGATCTGGTGCTGATGGCCGCACTGATCGGCCTCGCCGCCCTGGCCGAAGCGCTCGGCTACAAGCTGCCCGATCACCTGCTGGGCGAATTGCAGATGACGCCGCTGCTTATCGCCCTGATCGTGGTCGGCGCGCCGATCGCCGAGGAGATAGTGTTCCGCGGCTGGTTGTCGGGTCGTCCGGGGCATGTCTTCGCGGTGCTGCTATTGCTCGGAGGGGCGACTCTCTTTATGGCGCTCTCGGCCCGCGGGAATGGCGTCGCGGCGCTGGCGGCGTTCGGTGCTGCCCTGCTGCTCGCTGCTTTGGCGATTTGGTGGAAGCGGCGCAGCGACGCGATGAGCTGGTTCCAGCACCACTTCCGCTGGTTCTACTGGGGGAGCGCGCTCGCCTTCGGCAGCGTCCACCTGACCAACTTCACCGACGGCAACGCGCTGATCCTGCTGCCGCTGACCCTGCCGCAACTGCTGCTCGGGCTGATCCTCGGCTACGTGCGGACGCGCTTCGGGCTGTGGTCGAGCATGCTGATGCACGCGGCGCACAACACGTTGTTCATCTCGCTGGTTCTGCTGGGTTCTGGATAG
- a CDS encoding antibiotic biosynthesis monooxygenase family protein, with protein sequence MFLVVFRNRKRADMNGAAYRADADAMLDLAQRQAGFLDFKSYTADDGEVIALSQWEDEVSARAWGRLAEHRLVQQRGRAEYYEDYTLFACDNPRIHTFSRKDQA encoded by the coding sequence ATGTTTCTCGTCGTGTTCCGCAATCGCAAGCGCGCAGACATGAACGGCGCTGCCTACCGCGCCGATGCGGACGCCATGCTCGACCTCGCGCAGCGCCAGGCCGGCTTTCTCGACTTCAAGTCCTACACCGCCGACGATGGCGAGGTGATCGCGCTCAGCCAATGGGAAGACGAGGTGTCGGCACGCGCCTGGGGCCGCCTGGCAGAGCACCGGCTGGTGCAGCAGCGCGGCCGCGCCGAGTATTACGAGGACTATACCCTGTTCGCCTGCGACAACCCCCGAATCCACACGTTCAGCCGCAAGGACCAGGCATGA
- a CDS encoding ArsC family reductase, with protein sequence MIRFYGIPNCDTVKKARRWLEERGVGYEFHDYKKEGADPKMLRDWCSAVGWEALLNKRGTTFRKLPDADKEGIDEAKAVKLMSEHPSLIKRPVAIYANGLLVGFDTDQWEAALC encoded by the coding sequence ATGATTCGCTTCTACGGCATTCCCAACTGCGATACGGTCAAAAAAGCGCGGCGCTGGCTCGAGGAGCGCGGCGTGGGCTACGAATTCCATGACTACAAGAAGGAAGGCGCCGACCCGAAGATGCTGCGCGACTGGTGCAGCGCGGTGGGGTGGGAAGCGCTGCTCAACAAACGCGGTACGACCTTCCGCAAGCTGCCCGATGCCGACAAGGAAGGCATCGACGAAGCCAAGGCGGTGAAGCTGATGAGCGAGCACCCGAGCCTGATCAAGCGCCCGGTTGCGATCTATGCCAATGGTCTGCTTGTCGGCTTCGACACCGACCAGTGGGAAGCAGCGCTGTGTTGA